The following are encoded in a window of Lagenorhynchus albirostris chromosome 3, mLagAlb1.1, whole genome shotgun sequence genomic DNA:
- the LOC132518517 gene encoding LOW QUALITY PROTEIN: ruvB-like 1 (The sequence of the model RefSeq protein was modified relative to this genomic sequence to represent the inferred CDS: substituted 2 bases at 2 genomic stop codons), translating into MKIEKVNSTTKTQRITSHSHAKGLELVERGLAKAVASELAGQENARKARSVIVELIKSKKMAGSAVLLAGPPGTGKTGLALAIAQELGSKVPFCRMVGSEVYSTEIKETEVLMENFHGAIGLRLKETKEVYEGEVTELTPCETENPMEGXGKTNSHIITGLKTAKGTKQLKRDPSVFESLQKERGKAGDVIYIEANSGAVKRQGRCDTYATEFDLEAEEYVPLPKGDVHNKKEIIQDVTLHDLDVANAWPQWGHDILSLMGQLMKPKKMEITDKLXGEINKVVNKYIHQGVAELVLGVLFVDEVHMLDIECFTYLHQALESSIAPTVIFASNRGNCVIRGMEDITSPHGVPLDLLDQVMIIQTMLYTLQELKQIIKIRAQTEGINISEKALNHLGEIGTKTTLRYTVQLLTPANLLAKINRKDGTEKEHIKKISELFYDAKSSAKILADQQDKNKK; encoded by the coding sequence atGAAGATTGAGAAGGTGAACAGCACCACCAAGACACAGCGCATCACCTCCCACAGCCACGCGAAGGGGCTGGAGCTGGTCGAGAGAGGCCTGGCCAAGGCGGTGGCCTCAGAGCTCGCGGGCCAGGAGAACGCGCGCAAGGCACGTAGTGTGATAGTGGAATTaatcaaaagcaagaaaatggcTGGAAGTGCTGTCTTGTTGGCAGGGCCTCCTGGAACTGGCAAGACAGGTCTAGCTCTGGCTATTGCTCAGGAGCTGGGTAGTAAGGTCCCCTTCTGCCGGATGGTGGGGAGTGAAGTTTACTCCACGGAGATCAAGGAGACAGAAGTGCTGATGGAGAACTTCCACGGGGCTATTGGGCTGCGGCTAAAGGAGACCAAGGAGGTATATGAAGGCGAGGTCACAGAGCTCACCCCATGTGAGACGGAGAACCCCATGGAGGGCTAGGGCAAGACCAACAGCCACATAATCACAGGGCTCAAGACAGCCAAGGGGACCAAGCAGTTGAAACGGGACCCCAGCGTTTTTGAAAGTTTGCAGAAAGAGCGAGGAAAAGCTGGAGATGTGATTTACATCGAAGCCAACAGTGGGGCCGTGAAGAGGCAGGGCAGGTGTGATACCTACGCCACAGAATTTGACCTTGAAGCTGAAGAGTACGTCCCCTTGCCCAAGGGAGATGTGCACAACAAGAAGGAAATCATCCAAGACGTGACCTTGCATGACTTGGACGTGGCCAACGCATGGCCCCAGTGGGGACACGACATCCTGTCCCTGATGGGCCAGCTCATGAAGCCAAAGAAGATGGAGATCACAGACAAACTCTGAGGGGAGATTAACAAGGTGGTGAACAAGTACATCCACCAGGGCGTGGCAGAGCTGGTTCTGGGGGTTCTGTTCGTTGATGAGGTCCACATGCTGGACATTGAGTGCTTCACCTACCTGCACCAGGCGCTGGAGTCTTCCATCGCCCCCACTGTCATCTTTGCGTCCAACCGAGGCAACTGTGTCATCAGGGGCATGGAGGACATCACCTCTCCTCACGGCGTCCCTCTCGACCTTCTGGACCAAGTGATGATCATCCAGACCATGCTGTACACCCTGCAGGAGTTGAAACAGATCATTAAAATCCGAGCTCAGACAGAGGGAATCAACATCAGTGAGAAGGCGCTGAACCACCTGGGGGAGATTGGTACCAAGACCACTCTGAGGTACACGGTACAGCTGCTGACCCCGGCCAACCTGCTGGCCAAGATCAACAGGAAGGACGGCACTGAGAAGGAGCACATCAAGAAGATCAGTGAGCTCTTCTACGATGCCAAGTCCTCAGCCAAAATCCTGGCTGACCAGCAGGACAAGAACAAGAAGTGA